One Salvia splendens isolate huo1 chromosome 1, SspV2, whole genome shotgun sequence genomic window, tcatttatcaatatttttttcatcattttcaaaaaacattaatcaaaattgtgaatttttgaagaaaaatgcGAAAGAATCCTGCTAGTTGTCTCGTTATTTCGCATCCCTATATTATTAGGTCAGGCGAggcataattaaataatttaattacgaaGTGGACTTTTTTCCTACTGTAGAATTTGGGGACACATAATGAATTCAGAATTAATATAGATGAGTGGAAAATAGAGACTTAATTGTCATTAAGTTAAATATAGAACAAAATTCGGAAGACTTAGAATTGAGAAATAAGTAAGAcagatttaattaaaatgatgaAGTTGAATGAAATTAGAGATGGAAAAAGCAATGAATTGTGTGAAGTGAGAAATGTAAAAGAGTAGTGACCTGATGAATTCCTTTGAGGGGAGTGAGGTTGACTCCAATGTCAGCAATACAGGACATAGTAGTTTTATCAGCAGCGTTAAGATGGCGATACCTGAGGAGACAGTTGTCCATGTCCGCGGCCACAAGCTTGGCCAAAGGGAGGCTCATGATAAATCCGGCGCCGCCGAATCCCTGGCTGAAGGAGTACCAGTAATTGGACAAGATGAACTCCGATTGGCCCCCGAAGTAGTAATACTTGGTGTGGTCATACCCGGACAACATTTGAAGCATGTTATCCACCACGAAAATGGAGTCGTCGTCGCCCATCACCAGCCACCGCAGATTCTcgtgctcctcctcctccctgtACACCTCCATGATCGCGTGGATGATCCGCTGCGCCACCACGTCGCGCTTCTTGAGCACGCGGGTGAGGTCTTCGGAGACTCTGTACGGCGGGGACGCCGCCGACCAGGGGAGGAGGTCGCCGGTGGGGGCCTTGTCCAGGAAGAGGAGGCCGCGGGTGGCGTTGGGCCGCCACCACGATTCGATGTAGGCTTTGCGGTGGTGCCACGCCTTCTCTGACCCCACCAGCCCGAACACCAGGTGGTCCAGCGTTGTTTCAGACGTCGTTGTTTGTTGCGCTTTTAGGGAAGGGGATGATAAGAAGGCGGCGGAGGTGGAGGGGCAGTTTGGGTATTGGTTGGAGAGGGAGACGAAGATAATGTAGAAGATGAGCAAGAGAAGGGCAATGGTTTTGCATGAGACATCCATTTTTGGGGAGGATGACATTTTTCTTTATACATTTTGTCTTCTACGgactttattatatatataattcaacaATGCTTCTTCATTTCTTTGTGATGACGTCAACTCCGATTTACTACTTCCTTCGTCAATATTAATGGACAAAGAATATAAATTACTAATACTTAGTAAATATAATTCTCTTTCTTACTCACGGTCATTACACACTTAAAACTTGTCAAATTCAACTCCAATCAAATCTTTCGTAGCTTTATAGAAATCGTTCAACTCCGGGtacaataaaaaattttatatagaatTTCCACAAATTTTTGCAATtccatgaattttaatattttgttacatTTTCTGAAATTTGGACCACTTTTGCAAATCACTCCAAAAATCGAGGCATAAATTATTAagcctataaaaatatgtaaacATGTATGTATCGTTGCATATACTCAACGGAAACGAGTTTACGTGAGATTGAGTTAGCTTTATTCACTCTTCAGATTTGGGTAACATGAGATTAacgtaataaaactccaacatTATGCACTATGCAATTTCAGATTTTGTTTTGACACTATATACTATATAGCATGTTTGGTAGGGTTGATAACTCGTCTAGGGATGGAATTCCATGTCTTTTTTTTTCGTGGAATTCCATCCCTAGATGAGTTATCTCCCCTACCAAACATGCGCTATGTATATATTGGATTGGAGTGTGTAACATTCAAAGATTATTGATACTTCATGCTGCCATGTGCCATTCTCATTCCGTTTCAcaaaaaatatctcattttagCTATCTGAAATATATTTACGATTTAAAACTTTATTTATATAGATAAAAGTTTCTCAATTCACTTTCTCTTTATATTCTATATATTTTAAAACTCgaatagataaaaatatattctaaatCATGGATAAAGGAATATATTTTAGGGCGACCTCAAGATCAAAAATCAAGATCGCAATATATGAGTATGCTAATGCCAACTAGGCCTAATAACCTTTATATAATCAATTCATTATTTTCGTATCCTTtttggagtaatatttaatgaATAGAGTGAAAGGAATGGAAGGATCTTTAGAAtattaataagaaaaatattattCCAACATTTTATAATAGTGAAAAATATTGTATCCACGTCGTCGAAGTTGTGGAGGAATAGTAAAGGgggaataaaataatttgaataatataattattaacgaGTTTAAGTATCCAATCCGAACCCAACCTTAACCTTTATCGTGTCCTTATCGAATATACCTTACCGAAGATGTAACATTAATTCACTACTTTGATGCGAACTTTGTATGCAATTAAACATTGCTGTCATTGTactgaattgataaaatatagtCAAATGCGTTGACTATtccaatatttaaattttttttgataaaaagtcTAGcaatattaatttgtttttgatAAAACGCGGCTGTTAGATACTTGGATTCACCAATCTAATCAGGGCTACTAATTACATTGttgttatatttaattaatttacaattttaaGTTTAAATGAGTACTTGGAGTAAAATTTTGTCTTTTCATAACAACAAAGCATGGAATATATTTTTTCAGATTTTAATTCGTTTATTAATTGCCACTTTTTCAAAGGTAACTGTATTAATTAGAAGTCAATAAATGCTTAGGAGAAGTAGAGGtcaattatgaaaaaataacttcAATTAGATGCCCACATGAACGTATTAAAAGGTGTCGTAAATACAATCTAGGGCTGGTGAATCGACCATTAGATGAAGGACAGATTGATATGAGACTGTTAGTTACTTGTCATAAGTAAGTTTACATCATTAATATCTTAACTATTCATGTAATTCaacaataaaattttgaaattgccACTAGACGACGCTAATATTTGATGCGAATAATAAGTAAATATGAATATCTAATACTCCTACTATTCGCTATTAGATATCTCTTTTTCATCCACttgaattttaagaatttgTTTAACTTTATAAAAGAAAGTGATACTAGAAAAagttttatatattggttttataataaaatatgttcAAGGAACGTGAGTCCTCTTGCCAAATATAAtataagtgaaatgagacatttattgttAAAcggacaaaaaatgaaaaataggagatttaatggtggacggagggagtagtattatgTTTTTGTGCAGCTTGTTTTATATTCCTCGGTACACAATTAAGTGTTTCAAGTATCCTTTTTCGTCCTTCTACAATTAGGTGtctcatttactttttattactttttgCAATGGATCACACGTTTCACTAATTCATTTAACTCACATTCTATTTTAAAACTaacatataaaagtaggacctatACTCCATTGGGTTTGGATCCCCTGTTGTGCTAAAAGCCATAGCAGGGGGTGTTGTTTCATACAAGtcattattttatataaaataaaattaatattttaatattattttatataaaataaaattaatattttaatattattttttatgaataaaatatgtgtgTATTTGTGCACAACACCCCTGCTGTGGCTTTTAGCACGACAGGGAATCCATATCCATACttcattaactttttctacCAATTTTTTATTACCATTCTTAAAACTAGTATCAAATCAATTTAGGACACTTAATAGAGGAATGCCATTTACCCAACATTCACGAATTGAggcataatttcattttttttattatatcaaTAGTATAAATCATTATGTTATAAACAGTTAATCGTGTAACTAGAAATGTCAATCGATTCCCttataagaaaaagaaatgaaatgtcAATCGCATCAACCCACTTAATACCCGTTGTAGCATTATTGGTTCTATGAATCCAAAAGATTCAGTTTTCGAGTAAATTAGTTGGGCCAATCATGTTAGAAAGTTTGGAATTTTAATAATGTAGAACAATTGTTGGGCTCTATTTAATGGGCCTAATGTTGCTAATCTATTGCATTAAATGGGCTCTTTATAATAATTTGTCTTGGCCCAAGTAATATTTTGTGCACCAACTAAGTAATAATTAGGTTTTATCAACAAAAAGTTCTTGAATTAATTTAGTTCTCACTTagataaaatttcaaaaaattcaatcttttaaTCACCCTACCTCCAAGTACCAAACTTTACTTAATTAACGATTCAAAAGTCAAAACAATCAAATTTCCAATAAGGGAAATAGTCATTTAAAACACCAAGTTTGGTCAAAATCTGATCTATTCAACAAAGTATGAAATCCGCTAATTAAATCacgaagtttcaatttttctagTTCATCCCATGAGTCGAATTTTAGGTGGAATCTTTGTTGATGTGGATTGAGATTTAAAACACGAAAAAGATGCGTGTATTATACAAGGAGCTCGATCTTAAAGTTGGATTAAGATTTCAAGTGGATTTCAATGTAAAGATGCAAATATTACACCTAAAAATTGACTCATGGGATAAActagaaaaattgaaacttcatgatttaattAGTAGATTTAAAATTTATGGATAAACTAGATTTTAACAAAACTTGGTGATTTAAATAGCTATTTATCCTTCCAATAATTGGATCAATATAAAATTGTTGGATCTCTTATTATTCCCATAAATACATAAATGCCTAAAATTTGGAATTTAGGgttacattttatgtttttattctTTCTACTTGTGTCTTATCTATCCCTACCAAAGTCCCAGTCTCCAATTCCATTTGTGCCTAGGGTTTGGTCGAACAATTCTGCCATCTGCATTTGATTTTTCCCAAACTCTTGATCGCAAAAATGGCCTCCTCAACCGCTCAAATTCACGCCCTCGGCGCCGCCGCTCATTTCACAGCCGCGAACTCAACCAAAAATAATCCCAACAGAAGTGTATTTCTCGGCAACAGCAGCTCTATTCCCTTGGGATTGAAGCTGAAGAGTAAGCATAGATGTGGCTGGCGAGGCTCTACTTTCCGCGTGGTGGCGGAGAAGGTTGTGGGGATTGATTTGGGGACCACCAATTCCGCCGTGGCGGCCATGGAGGGAGGGAAGCCTACCATCGTGACCAACGCCGAGGGCCAGCGCACCACTCCTTCTGTGGTTGCTTACACTAAGAATGCCGATAGGTTGGTTGGCCAGATTGCCAAGAGGCAAGCCGTAGTGAACCCCGAGAATACATTCTTCTCTGTCAAGAGATTTATCGGCAGGAAGATGTCGGAGGTTGATGACGAGGCCAAGCAGGTTTCTTATAATCTCGTTAGGGATGAGAACGGCAACGTCAAGCTTGACTGCCCCGCAATCGGCAAACAGTTTGCAGCTGAGGAGATTTCCGCGCAGGTTTATATTTTACCTTTTCTTCCAGTTTGCTTTGAATTTTGTATGATGCATTTCTTTGATCAGTATCGTATTGTAGAATCTTGTTGGCTTGTGGAGTTGTCGTTGCTCTTAGCTCTGTCACTGTAAGTTAAATCACCTTAATTCATTAGTGCTTAGATAAGATACATTCACATTAAGTCTGCATATGTTATCTACCTAGATTTAGTTTGTGTTAATAGAATATAGTTATTCTTGGCTGAGTGTGTTCTGAGTGCTTGACTGTTGCAAAGATGGTACCTTGTACATTTCATCTCATGTAACTTTCCCTTGTTCCTGACAGGTTTTGAGGAAGCTTGTGGATGATGCATCGAAATTTTTGAATGACAAGGTTACTAAAGCCGTAGTTACAGTTCCTGCATACTTTAATGATTCTCAAAGGACTGCCACAAAGGATGCCGGTCGTATTGCTGGCTTAGAGGTTCTCCGCATTATAAATGAACCCACAGCTGCGTCATTGGCCTATGGTTTTGAAAAGAAAAGCAATGAAACTATTCTTGTTTTTGACCTTGGAGGTGGAACTTTTGATGTTTCAGGTACCATGtgcttcttttctttctctaactcATTATGGTCGTCATAGTTCTTGATCTTGCTGTAATGTAACTCTGTGTTTCAGTTATGATAAGTGTGTTCTGGAACTCatgtccttttttttttctttcctgaATCCTGCGCTATGTTGTTTCTCAGTCTCAATGCCTCTCTTCTCGGTCTCATACGCTGCTGTTAAAATGTGCATGCTACATGTTTGAGATGATTTCTTTGGCAGATATAAGGAAAGTTTACATTTAAGCTGTCCTGTCTAAAGCAATTTTGAGTCTTGGTGTCGTTGAATCCATCTTAAGTTTTGTTTATGTGTTGCATATGTCAATACTGTCGTGGCATGCACTTTTTCTACCATGTAAGTTTGTTAACCACACAAGTTGATATGATATTAAGATATATGAAGCTTAAAAGGTGTTTTCTCTGGGAAGACTAATAGTAACTGTTTTCTGCTGGCACTGATTTAGTCCTTGAGGTTGGTGATGGAGTGTTTGAGGTGCTTTCTACTTCTGGGGACACTCATCTTGGCGGTGATGACTTTGATAAGGTTTATACTCCTAGCTACTGATTCATTGGATTTGgatctctctctcactcacacacgcacacacagTGAGTAAATGCTGGTTAGTCAATGTTATTTGACATGGTGGTCTTATTTATCCAGAGAGTTGTCGATTGGCTTGCTGCAAGTTTCAAGAATGATGAAGGAATAGATCTACTGAAGGACAAACAAGCTCTTCAGCGTTTGACTGAGACTGCAGAGAAAGCCAAAATG contains:
- the LOC121802729 gene encoding uncharacterized protein LOC121802729, coding for MDVSCKTIALLLLIFYIIFVSLSNQYPNCPSTSAAFLSSPSLKAQQTTTSETTLDHLVFGLVGSEKAWHHRKAYIESWWRPNATRGLLFLDKAPTGDLLPWSAASPPYRVSEDLTRVLKKRDVVAQRIIHAIMEVYREEEEHENLRWLVMGDDDSIFVVDNMLQMLSGYDHTKYYYFGGQSEFILSNYWYSFSQGFGGAGFIMSLPLAKLVAADMDNCLLRYRHLNAADKTTMSCIADIGVNLTPLKGIHQIDLRGDISGFLSSHPKYPLLSLHHFDMVDPIFPNMNRPESTRHLMKAVAVDNSRMLQQTICYHRPTSWSFSISWGYSAHIYEKILPRSHLQFPIETFKTWQPSPRRPYYMFNTRRPSRDPCQAPHMFFYHTVRATADDQILTDFSRAWRRDLAPCSSSGNHSADSISRIKVYSPATKRFQVDRSECCDVVRIDGEEAEIKFRECTSLEIIA